A stretch of the Streptococcus oralis genome encodes the following:
- a CDS encoding ABC transporter ATP-binding protein, with the protein MTAIVELKNATKVITNGFDEEKIILNDVSLEIFEHDFITILGGNGAGKSTLFNTIAGTLPLTSGSIRIMGEDVTHFSPEKRAKYLSRVFQDPKMGTAPRMTVAENLLIAKFRGEKRGLLPRRLSSHREEFQTTIEKVGNGLEKHLDTPIEFLSGGQRQALSLLMATLKRPELLLLDEHTAALDPKTSVALMELTDDFVSKDHLTALMITHHMEDALKYGNRLIVMKEGRIIQDLNKEEKAQMKISDYYQLFE; encoded by the coding sequence ATGACAGCAATTGTAGAATTAAAAAATGCTACCAAAGTCATCACGAATGGCTTTGACGAAGAAAAAATCATTCTGAATGATGTTTCTCTTGAAATTTTCGAACATGATTTCATTACCATCCTAGGTGGAAATGGAGCAGGGAAGTCAACACTTTTTAACACTATTGCAGGTACCTTACCTTTAACAAGTGGAAGTATCCGTATCATGGGCGAGGATGTGACGCATTTTTCACCTGAAAAGCGGGCTAAGTACTTGTCTCGTGTCTTTCAGGATCCTAAGATGGGGACGGCTCCCCGTATGACGGTGGCGGAAAATCTCTTAATTGCCAAGTTTCGTGGTGAGAAGAGAGGACTCCTTCCTAGGAGACTTTCAAGCCATAGAGAAGAGTTTCAGACTACCATTGAAAAAGTGGGAAATGGTCTTGAAAAGCATCTAGATACTCCGATTGAATTTCTATCAGGTGGTCAACGTCAGGCCTTGAGTCTCTTGATGGCAACCTTGAAACGACCAGAGTTGCTCTTGTTGGATGAACACACAGCAGCCCTTGACCCAAAGACCAGTGTTGCCTTGATGGAGTTAACAGATGACTTTGTCAGCAAGGATCATCTAACAGCCTTGATGATTACCCACCATATGGAAGATGCACTGAAGTATGGCAATCGTCTGATTGTCATGAAGGAAGGTCGTATCATCCAAGACCTCAATAAAGAAGAAAAAGCTCAGATGAAAATTTCAGACTACTATCAATTATTTGAATAG
- a CDS encoding ABC transporter permease, protein MIVSIISQGMVWAILGLGIFMTFRILNFPDMTTEGSFPLGGAVTVTLITQGVNPFLATLAAVGAGCLAGMATGLLYTKGKIPTLLSGILVMTSCHSIMLMIMGRANLGLLGTKQIQDVLPFDSDLNQLLTGLIFVALVIGLMLFFLDTKLGQAYIATGDNPDMARSFGINTGRMELMGLVLSNGIIALAGALIAQQEGYADVSRGIGVIVVGLASLIIGEVLFKSLTLAERLMTIVVGSIAYQFLVWGVIALGFNTSYLRLYSALILAVCLMIPTFKSKYLKGVKFSK, encoded by the coding sequence ATGATAGTATCCATTATTTCTCAGGGGATGGTCTGGGCGATTTTAGGTTTGGGAATCTTTATGACTTTTCGAATTTTGAATTTCCCTGATATGACTACTGAAGGTTCTTTTCCTCTTGGGGGAGCAGTAACTGTAACCTTGATAACACAGGGAGTCAACCCATTTTTAGCAACCCTAGCCGCAGTAGGAGCGGGCTGTCTAGCTGGAATGGCGACAGGTCTCTTATATACCAAAGGAAAAATCCCAACTCTCTTATCAGGGATTCTGGTCATGACTTCCTGCCATTCCATCATGCTCATGATTATGGGGCGTGCCAATCTGGGGCTTCTTGGAACCAAGCAAATTCAGGATGTCTTGCCTTTCGATTCAGACCTTAACCAACTGCTGACTGGATTAATCTTTGTAGCTCTTGTTATTGGTCTCATGCTCTTTTTCCTAGATACCAAACTAGGTCAGGCCTACATCGCTACCGGTGACAATCCTGATATGGCACGTAGCTTTGGTATCAATACGGGACGTATGGAACTCATGGGTTTGGTTCTCTCAAATGGAATTATCGCGCTTGCAGGGGCCTTGATTGCTCAACAAGAAGGATATGCAGATGTTTCTCGAGGAATCGGCGTGATTGTCGTAGGGCTTGCTAGCTTGATTATTGGTGAGGTTTTGTTCAAGAGTTTGACTCTGGCAGAGCGACTCATGACCATCGTTGTAGGGTCTATTGCTTATCAGTTCCTCGTTTGGGGAGTGATAGCTCTTGGGTTTAATACAAGTTATCTTCGTTTGTACAGCGCCTTGATTTTGGCAGTTTGTCTCATGATTCCAACCTTCAAAAGCAAATACCTGAAAGGAGTCAAGTTTAGCAAATGA
- the trpX gene encoding tryptophan ABC transporter substrate-binding protein: MKNKRLIGIVAGLAVLVVASLIYSSMNKPAAKEEQKVAKVGVLQFVSHPSLDLIYQGIQDGLAEEGYKDDQVKIDFMNSEGDQSKVATMSKQLVANGNDVVVGIATPAAQGLASATKDLPVIMAAITDPIGANLVKDLKKPGGNITGVSDHNPAEQQVELIKTLTPNVKTIGALYSSSEDNSKSQVEEFKAYAEKAGLTVETFAVPSTNEIASTVNVMTSKVDAIWVPIDNTIASAFSTVVSSNQTAKKPIYPSATAMVEAGGLASVVVDQHDLGVATGKMIAKVLKGEKPADTPVNVFSTGKSVINKKLAQELGITIPESVLKEAGQVIE; this comes from the coding sequence ATGAAAAATAAACGTTTGATTGGAATTGTCGCTGGATTAGCAGTATTGGTAGTGGCTAGCTTGATTTATTCATCAATGAACAAGCCAGCAGCTAAGGAAGAGCAAAAGGTTGCTAAGGTTGGTGTCCTTCAATTTGTTAGTCACCCATCCTTGGACTTAATTTACCAAGGGATTCAAGATGGACTAGCTGAAGAAGGCTATAAGGACGACCAAGTAAAAATCGACTTTATGAACTCAGAAGGTGATCAGAGCAAGGTTGCAACCATGAGTAAACAATTGGTAGCAAATGGAAACGACGTTGTTGTTGGGATTGCGACACCAGCTGCTCAAGGACTTGCTAGTGCTACAAAAGACCTACCTGTTATCATGGCTGCTATTACAGACCCAATCGGTGCTAACTTGGTCAAAGATTTGAAAAAACCAGGTGGCAACATTACAGGGGTGTCAGATCATAACCCAGCTGAACAGCAAGTGGAATTGATTAAAACTTTGACACCAAATGTCAAAACAATCGGCGCTCTCTACTCAAGCAGTGAAGATAACTCAAAATCACAAGTTGAAGAATTCAAGGCTTATGCTGAAAAAGCAGGTTTGACAGTCGAAACCTTTGCCGTTCCATCAACAAATGAAATTGCTTCAACAGTCAATGTTATGACCAGCAAGGTCGATGCGATTTGGGTTCCAATTGACAACACCATCGCATCTGCATTCTCAACAGTTGTTTCAAGCAACCAAACAGCTAAAAAGCCAATCTACCCAAGTGCCACTGCCATGGTAGAAGCAGGTGGATTAGCATCTGTAGTAGTTGACCAACATGATCTTGGAGTGGCTACTGGTAAAATGATTGCCAAAGTTTTGAAAGGTGAAAAACCAGCTGATACGCCAGTTAATGTCTTTTCAACTGGTAAGTCAGTGATTAACAAAAAACTAGCGCAGGAACTTGGTATCACCATTCCTGAGTCCGTTCTAAAAGAAGCAGGACAAGTGATTGAATAA
- the ppc gene encoding phosphoenolpyruvate carboxylase: MSLQKLENYSNKAVVQEEVLILTELLEDITKNMLAPETFEKIIQLKELSTSENYQGLNDLVTSLSNEEMIYISRYFSILPLLINISEDVDLAYEINHQNNVDQDYLGKLSTTIKMVAEKENAAEILEKLNVVPVLTAHPTQVQRKSMLDLTNHIHTLLRKYRDVKLGLINKEKWHTDLRRYIEIIMQTDMIREKKLKVTNEITNVMEYYQSSFLNAVPRLTAEYKKLAKEQGIEIQHPKPITMGMWIGGDRDGNPFVTAETLNKSALTQCEVIMNYYDEKIYNLYREFSLSTSIVNVSDKVREMALKSQDNSIYREKELYRRALFDIQAKMQATKAYLIEDKNLQPRYATADEFYQDLLAIRDSLLENKGEYLISGEFVELMQAVEIFGFYLASIDMRQDSSVHEACVAELLASAGINDHYSDLSEDEKCTLLLKELEEDPRILSATHAEKSELLEKELSIFKAARKLKDKLGENVIRQTIISHATSVSDMLELAIMLKEVGLVDAQKARVQIVPLFETIEDLDHSEETMRRYFSLPLAKKWIASKDNYQEIMLGYSDSNKDGGYLSSCWTLYKAQQQLTAIGDEFGVKVTFFHGRGGTVGRGGGPTYEAITSQPLKSIKDRIRLTEQGEVIGNKYGNKDAAYYNLEMLVSAAINRMITKKKSDTNTSNRYEAIMDQVVDRSYDIYRDLVFGNEHFYDYFFESSPIKAISSFNIGSRPAARKTITEIGGLRAIPWVFSWSQSRVMFPGWYGVGSSFKEFIDQDPKNIEFLRDMYQNWPFFQSLLSNVDMVLSKSNMNIAFEYAKLCEDEEVQAIYYTILDEWQLTKDVILAIEGYDELLAENSYLKDSLNYRMPYFNILNYIQLELIKRQRRGELSADEEKLIHTTINGIATGLRNSG, from the coding sequence ATGTCTCTTCAAAAATTAGAAAACTATAGTAATAAAGCAGTCGTCCAAGAAGAAGTCTTGATTCTGACTGAGCTATTAGAAGATATCACAAAAAATATGCTAGCGCCAGAAACCTTTGAAAAGATTATCCAGTTGAAGGAATTATCAACTAGTGAGAATTATCAAGGGCTCAATGACCTAGTGACCAGTCTTTCGAATGAAGAAATGATTTACATTTCACGCTATTTCTCTATCCTTCCACTTTTAATTAATATTTCTGAGGATGTGGATTTGGCCTATGAAATCAATCACCAAAACAATGTGGACCAAGACTATCTAGGAAAACTATCTACAACGATTAAGATGGTAGCTGAAAAAGAAAATGCAGCCGAAATTTTAGAAAAGTTAAATGTCGTTCCTGTCTTGACCGCCCATCCAACGCAAGTACAACGCAAGAGTATGCTGGATTTAACCAACCATATCCATACGCTTTTGCGCAAGTACCGTGATGTTAAACTCGGCTTGATTAATAAAGAAAAATGGCACACGGATCTCCGTCGTTACATTGAAATTATCATGCAAACGGACATGATTCGTGAGAAAAAATTGAAAGTAACCAACGAAATCACCAACGTGATGGAGTATTACCAAAGTTCTTTCCTGAATGCTGTTCCACGTTTGACGGCTGAGTATAAGAAACTAGCTAAAGAACAAGGAATTGAGATCCAACATCCAAAACCAATTACTATGGGGATGTGGATTGGAGGAGACCGTGATGGGAATCCTTTCGTAACTGCAGAAACTCTTAACAAATCAGCCTTGACTCAATGCGAAGTCATCATGAACTACTACGATGAAAAGATTTATAATCTTTATCGTGAATTTTCACTGTCAACCAGTATCGTGAATGTCAGTGATAAAGTTCGTGAGATGGCGCTGAAGTCACAAGATAACTCCATTTATCGTGAAAAAGAACTCTATCGCCGTGCCCTCTTTGACATCCAAGCTAAGATGCAGGCAACCAAGGCTTATTTGATTGAAGACAAGAACCTTCAGCCTAGATATGCTACTGCAGATGAATTTTATCAAGATTTGTTGGCCATTCGCGACTCTCTCCTTGAGAACAAAGGAGAATACCTGATTTCAGGAGAATTTGTCGAGTTGATGCAAGCTGTCGAAATTTTTGGTTTCTACCTTGCTTCTATTGATATGCGCCAAGATTCTAGTGTTCACGAAGCCTGTGTGGCAGAATTGCTAGCATCTGCTGGCATCAACGACCACTATAGCGATCTGTCAGAAGACGAAAAATGTACCCTCCTCTTAAAAGAGTTGGAAGAAGATCCTCGTATCCTCTCAGCGACTCATGCTGAAAAGTCAGAACTGCTTGAAAAAGAACTCTCTATCTTTAAAGCTGCGCGCAAGTTGAAGGATAAACTGGGTGAAAATGTTATTCGTCAAACTATCATTTCGCACGCAACTAGTGTATCCGATATGTTAGAGCTAGCCATTATGCTTAAGGAAGTCGGCTTGGTGGATGCTCAAAAAGCTCGTGTTCAGATTGTTCCCCTCTTTGAAACAATCGAAGACTTGGATCACTCAGAAGAGACTATGAGAAGATATTTCTCTCTACCTTTGGCTAAAAAATGGATTGCTTCAAAAGACAACTACCAAGAAATCATGCTTGGCTACTCTGATAGTAACAAAGACGGTGGTTACCTGTCATCATGTTGGACCCTCTATAAAGCGCAACAACAACTGACTGCTATCGGGGATGAATTTGGCGTTAAAGTCACTTTCTTCCACGGTCGTGGTGGTACTGTGGGTCGTGGTGGTGGACCAACTTATGAAGCTATCACATCTCAACCACTCAAGTCTATCAAGGACCGCATCCGACTGACTGAGCAAGGAGAAGTCATTGGAAACAAATACGGTAACAAAGACGCTGCTTATTACAACCTTGAAATGTTGGTTTCTGCAGCCATTAACCGTATGATTACCAAGAAGAAGAGTGATACCAATACGTCAAATCGTTACGAAGCCATCATGGATCAAGTAGTAGACCGTAGTTATGATATCTACCGTGATTTGGTCTTTGGAAATGAACATTTCTATGACTATTTCTTTGAATCAAGTCCAATCAAGGCTATTTCAAGCTTCAATATCGGTTCGCGTCCAGCAGCTCGTAAGACCATCACTGAAATTGGCGGTTTGCGTGCCATTCCTTGGGTCTTCTCATGGTCACAAAGCCGTGTCATGTTCCCTGGATGGTATGGAGTAGGATCCAGCTTTAAAGAGTTTATAGATCAAGATCCAAAGAATATCGAGTTTCTTCGTGATATGTACCAAAACTGGCCTTTCTTCCAATCTTTGCTTTCCAATGTAGACATGGTCTTGTCTAAGTCTAATATGAACATTGCTTTTGAATATGCCAAGCTCTGTGAAGACGAGGAAGTACAAGCTATCTACTACACTATTTTAGATGAATGGCAGTTGACTAAGGACGTTATTTTAGCTATCGAAGGCTATGACGAACTCTTGGCAGAAAACTCTTACCTAAAAGACAGTCTAAACTATCGTATGCCTTACTTTAATATCCTGAACTACATTCAGTTGGAGTTGATCAAACGTCAACGTCGCGGCGAATTGTCGGCTGACGAAGAAAAACTGATCCATACAACTATCAACGGAATTGCAACCGGTTTGCGTAATTCAGGCTGA
- the ftsW gene encoding cell division peptidoglycan polymerase FtsW, with the protein MKISKRHLLNYSILIPYFLLSILGLIVVYSTTSATLIEEGKSAFQLVRNQGIFWIASLILIALIYKLKLGFLRNGRLIFIVMIVEMVLLALARLVGTPVNGAYGWISVGPVTIQPAEYLKIIIIWYLAHRFSKQQDEIAVYDFQVLTQNQWLPRAFNDWRFVLLVLIGSLGIFPDLGNATILVLVALIMYTVSGIAYRWFSTILALLAGSSMLVLSVIRFVGVEKFSQIPVFGYVAKRFSAFFNPFNDLAGAGHQLANSYYAMVNGGWFGLGLGNSIEKRGYLPEAHTDFVFSIVIEEFGFVGASMILALLFFLILRIILVGIRAKNPFNSMVAIGVGGMILVQVFVNIGGISGLIPSTGVTFPFLSQGGNSLLVLSVAIALVLNIDASEKRAKLIREYENQTDESL; encoded by the coding sequence ATGAAAATTAGTAAAAGGCACCTACTAAACTATTCCATTTTGATCCCTTACTTCCTTTTATCGATTTTGGGGCTGATTGTGGTGTACTCGACAACGAGTGCAACCTTGATTGAAGAAGGAAAAAGCGCCTTTCAATTGGTGCGTAACCAGGGGATCTTCTGGATAGCTAGTTTGATTCTGATTGCCTTAATCTATAAATTAAAATTAGGATTCTTAAGAAATGGTCGTCTCATCTTTATCGTAATGATTGTGGAGATGGTTCTTTTAGCTCTGGCGCGACTGGTCGGAACACCTGTCAATGGAGCATACGGATGGATCTCTGTAGGACCTGTAACGATTCAGCCTGCGGAATACCTTAAGATTATCATCATCTGGTACCTAGCACATCGATTTTCAAAACAACAAGATGAGATTGCGGTTTATGACTTCCAGGTTTTGACACAGAATCAGTGGCTACCTCGAGCTTTTAATGACTGGCGTTTTGTTCTGCTGGTTCTGATTGGTAGCTTGGGAATTTTCCCAGACTTGGGAAATGCGACCATCTTGGTCTTGGTGGCGCTCATCATGTATACTGTAAGTGGGATCGCCTATCGTTGGTTCTCGACCATTTTGGCTCTCTTGGCAGGGAGCTCAATGTTAGTCTTATCTGTCATTCGCTTTGTTGGGGTTGAAAAGTTCTCTCAAATTCCTGTATTTGGTTACGTTGCTAAACGTTTTAGTGCCTTCTTTAATCCCTTTAATGACTTGGCGGGTGCAGGGCACCAGCTCGCAAATTCCTACTATGCAATGGTAAATGGTGGCTGGTTCGGACTGGGACTGGGAAATTCTATTGAGAAGCGTGGTTATCTGCCAGAAGCCCATACGGATTTTGTCTTTTCGATTGTTATCGAGGAGTTTGGATTCGTAGGAGCCAGTATGATTTTGGCTTTACTCTTCTTCTTGATTTTGCGAATCATCTTGGTTGGTATTCGAGCAAAGAATCCCTTTAACTCCATGGTTGCTATTGGTGTCGGAGGAATGATCCTTGTTCAGGTCTTTGTCAATATCGGTGGGATTTCAGGGTTGATTCCTTCTACAGGGGTAACCTTCCCCTTCCTTTCACAAGGTGGGAACAGTCTACTGGTATTATCCGTAGCCATCGCGCTTGTACTGAACATTGATGCAAGTGAAAAACGTGCCAAACTTATCAGAGAATACGAAAATCAAACCGATGAAAGTCTGTAA
- the prsA gene encoding peptidylprolyl isomerase PrsA, protein MKKKLMAGAITLLSVATLAACSNSSEGKDLISMKGDVITEHQFFEEVKNNPTAQQVLLNMTIQKVFEQQYGSEVTDKDVDDAVAEEQKKYGDSYNSVLQRAGMTPETRKAQIRTSKLVELAVKKAAESELTDEAYQKAFESYTPDVTAQIIRLDNEDKAKEVLEKAKAEGADFAQLAKDNSNDDKTKENGGEITFDSASTELPEQVKKAAFALDVNGVSDVITATGTQAYSSQFYIVKVTKKTEKSSNIEDYKEKLKTIILTQKQNDSAFVQGVIGKELQAANIKVKDQSFQNIFTQYIGGGDSSSSSSSSSN, encoded by the coding sequence ATGAAGAAAAAACTTATGGCAGGAGCCATCACACTTTTATCAGTAGCAACACTTGCAGCTTGTTCAAACAGTTCTGAAGGAAAAGATTTGATCAGCATGAAGGGCGATGTGATTACAGAGCATCAATTCTTTGAAGAAGTAAAGAACAATCCAACTGCACAACAAGTCTTGCTCAATATGACCATCCAAAAAGTATTTGAACAACAATATGGATCAGAGGTAACGGATAAAGATGTGGATGATGCCGTTGCTGAAGAACAAAAGAAATACGGCGATAGCTACAACAGCGTGCTTCAACGTGCAGGTATGACACCTGAGACTCGTAAAGCTCAAATCCGTACCAGCAAATTGGTTGAATTGGCAGTTAAGAAGGCTGCTGAGAGTGAGTTGACAGACGAAGCTTACCAAAAAGCTTTTGAGTCTTACACACCAGATGTAACAGCTCAAATCATCCGTTTGGATAATGAAGACAAGGCAAAAGAAGTACTTGAGAAAGCTAAAGCAGAAGGTGCAGATTTTGCTCAGTTGGCAAAAGACAACTCTAACGACGACAAAACAAAAGAAAATGGTGGAGAAATCACTTTTGACTCTGCTTCAACAGAACTTCCAGAACAAGTCAAGAAAGCAGCTTTTGCTTTGGATGTGAACGGGGTTTCTGATGTGATTACAGCTACTGGAACACAAGCCTACAGTAGTCAGTTCTACATCGTCAAAGTAACGAAGAAAACAGAAAAATCTTCTAATATCGAGGATTATAAAGAAAAATTGAAGACCATCATCTTGACTCAAAAACAAAATGATTCAGCCTTTGTTCAAGGAGTAATTGGTAAAGAATTGCAAGCAGCAAACATCAAGGTTAAAGACCAATCATTCCAAAACATCTTCACCCAATACATCGGTGGTGGTGACTCAAGCTCAAGTAGCAGTTCTTCATCTAACTAA
- a CDS encoding O-methyltransferase produces the protein MVESYSKNANHNMRRPVVKEEIVELMRQRQKQVTGSLKELETFARKENIPIIPHETVAYFRFLMETIQPKNILEIGTAIGFSALLMAEHAPDAKITTIDRNLEMIAFAKENFAQFDSRKQITLLEGDAVDVLSTLTETYDFVFMDSAKSKYIVFLPEILKHLEVGGVVVLDDIFQGGDVAKDIMEVRRGQRTIYRGLQRLFDATLDNPGLTATLVPLGDGILMLRKNLAEVELPESE, from the coding sequence ATGGTAGAGTCTTATAGTAAAAATGCCAATCACAATATGCGACGTCCCGTCGTCAAGGAAGAAATCGTAGAACTCATGCGCCAGCGTCAAAAGCAGGTGACAGGTTCCTTGAAAGAATTGGAGACCTTCGCTCGCAAGGAAAACATTCCCATTATTCCCCATGAAACGGTCGCGTATTTTCGATTTCTCATGGAGACCATACAGCCCAAGAACATTTTGGAGATTGGGACAGCTATCGGTTTTTCAGCCCTCTTGATGGCGGAACATGCGCCAGATGCCAAGATTACAACCATTGACCGTAATCTTGAGATGATAGCCTTTGCCAAGGAAAACTTTGCCCAGTTTGACAGTCGTAAGCAAATCACTCTTTTAGAGGGAGATGCAGTCGATGTTTTATCTACTTTGACAGAAACTTATGACTTTGTCTTTATGGATTCGGCCAAGTCAAAGTATATCGTCTTTCTGCCTGAAATCCTCAAGCACTTGGAAGTTGGTGGAGTAGTCGTCTTGGATGATATTTTCCAAGGAGGAGATGTTGCCAAGGACATCATGGAAGTCCGCCGTGGTCAACGAACCATTTACCGAGGTTTGCAAAGACTTTTCGACGCAACGTTGGACAATCCAGGTCTAACAGCAACTCTAGTTCCACTTGGAGATGGTATTCTCATGCTACGAAAGAACCTAGCAGAAGTAGAGCTTCCTGAGAGCGAATGA
- the pepF gene encoding oligoendopeptidase F, whose protein sequence is MVLQRYEINEKDTWDLSTIYPTDQAWEEALKDLTEKVQTASQYEGHLLDSADSLLEITEFSLDLERQVEKLYVYAHMKNDQDTREAKYQEYYAKAMTLYSQLEQAFSFYEPEFMEIREEQYAVFLEAQPKLQVYKHFFDKLLQKKDHVLSQREEELLAGAGEIFGAASETFAILDNADISFPYVLDDEGKEVQLSHGTYIRLMESKNREVRRGAYEALYATYEQFQHTYAKTLQTNVKVQNYRAKVRNYKSARHAALAANFVPESVYDNLVAAVRKHLPLLHRYLNLRSKILGISDLKMYDVYTPLSSVEYSFTYEEALKKAEEALAVLGDDYLSRVKRAFSERWIDVYENQGKRSGAYSGGSYDTNAFMLLNWQDNLDNLFTLVHETGHSMHSSYTRETQPYVYGDYSIFLAEIASTTNENILTEKLLEEVEDDATRFAILNNFLDGFRGTVFRQTQFAEFEHAIHQADQNGEVLTSDFLNKLYADLNQEYYGLSKEDNPQIQYEWARIPHFYYNYYVYQYSTGFAAASALAEKIVHGSQEDRDRYIDYLKAGKSDYPLNVMRKAGVDMEKEDYLNDAFAVFERRLNEFEALVEKLGLA, encoded by the coding sequence ATGGTATTACAACGATATGAAATAAATGAAAAAGATACATGGGATCTTTCAACGATCTACCCAACAGACCAGGCTTGGGAAGAAGCCTTGAAAGATTTAACTGAAAAAGTACAAACAGCATCTCAGTATGAGGGACATCTCTTGGACAGCGCAGACAGTTTGCTTGAGATCACAGAATTCTCACTCGACTTGGAACGCCAAGTTGAAAAGCTTTATGTCTATGCGCATATGAAAAATGACCAGGACACGCGTGAAGCCAAGTATCAAGAGTACTATGCTAAGGCAATGACCCTATACAGTCAGTTAGAACAAGCCTTTTCATTCTATGAACCTGAGTTTATGGAGATTAGGGAAGAGCAGTATGCGGTCTTCCTAGAAGCTCAACCAAAACTCCAAGTTTACAAACACTTTTTTGACAAGCTCTTGCAGAAGAAAGACCATGTTCTTTCGCAACGTGAGGAAGAATTACTTGCTGGAGCAGGAGAAATTTTTGGCGCTGCTAGTGAAACCTTCGCTATTTTGGACAATGCGGATATTAGCTTCCCATACGTGCTTGATGACGAAGGCAAGGAAGTACAACTCTCACACGGTACTTACATCCGCTTGATGGAGTCTAAAAACCGTGAAGTGCGCCGTGGTGCCTATGAAGCCCTTTATGCGACATATGAGCAATTCCAACACACTTATGCTAAGACCTTGCAGACAAATGTTAAGGTGCAAAACTACCGTGCTAAAGTTCGCAACTATAAGAGTGCCCGCCATGCAGCCCTCGCAGCCAATTTTGTTCCAGAAAGTGTCTATGACAATCTAGTAGCAGCAGTTCGCAAGCACTTGCCACTCTTGCATCGATATCTTAACCTTCGTTCTAAAATCTTGGGTATTTCTGATCTCAAGATGTACGATGTCTACACACCGCTATCTTCAGTAGAATACAGCTTTACTTATGAGGAAGCCTTGAAAAAGGCAGAAGAAGCTTTGGCGGTTTTAGGTGACGACTACTTGAGCCGTGTTAAACGTGCCTTCAGTGAGCGTTGGATTGATGTCTATGAAAACCAAGGCAAGCGTTCTGGTGCCTACTCTGGTGGTTCTTACGATACCAATGCCTTTATGCTTCTCAACTGGCAGGACAATCTAGATAATCTCTTTACCCTTGTCCATGAGACAGGTCACAGTATGCACTCCAGCTATACTCGTGAAACCCAACCTTATGTTTACGGAGATTATTCTATCTTCTTGGCTGAGATTGCCTCAACGACTAACGAAAATATCTTGACAGAGAAATTGTTGGAAGAAGTAGAAGACGATGCGACTCGTTTTGCAATTCTCAATAACTTCCTAGACGGTTTCCGTGGAACAGTCTTCCGTCAAACTCAATTCGCTGAGTTTGAACATGCCATCCACCAAGCAGATCAAAATGGAGAAGTCTTGACAAGTGATTTCCTCAATAAGCTCTACGCTGACTTGAACCAAGAGTACTATGGACTCAGCAAGGAAGACAATCCTCAAATCCAATATGAGTGGGCACGCATTCCTCACTTCTACTATAACTACTATGTTTATCAGTATTCAACAGGTTTTGCAGCTGCTTCAGCCTTGGCTGAAAAGATTGTCCATGGTAGTCAGGAAGACCGTGACCGTTATATCGACTACCTCAAGGCTGGTAAGTCTGACTATCCGCTTAATGTCATGAGAAAAGCGGGAGTGGATATGGAGAAGGAAGACTATCTCAACGACGCCTTTGCAGTCTTTGAACGCCGTTTAAATGAGTTTGAAGCCCTTGTTGAAAAATTGGGACTGGCTTAA